From the genome of Actinacidiphila yeochonensis CN732, one region includes:
- a CDS encoding DUF742 domain-containing protein yields MRTGPVYSGAPDRLYTLTGGRRSASGSALDLMTRVVGERGPVPGMPSEAVRILALCRRPVAVAELAGRLGLPLGVVRVLLGDLIDAGCVAVRRPTLAGPEPAVPPAAEMLEKVLRALQNL; encoded by the coding sequence ATGAGAACCGGCCCGGTCTACAGCGGCGCGCCGGACCGGCTGTACACGCTCACCGGGGGCCGCCGCAGTGCCTCCGGCTCGGCGCTGGACCTGATGACCCGGGTGGTCGGCGAACGCGGCCCGGTGCCGGGCATGCCGTCCGAGGCCGTGCGCATCCTCGCGCTGTGCCGCCGCCCGGTCGCCGTCGCCGAACTGGCCGGGCGGCTCGGCCTGCCGCTCGGGGTGGTCCGGGTGCTGCTGGGCGACCTCATCGACGCCGGGTGCGTCGCCGTCCGCCGGCCGACCCTGGCCGGCCCGGAACCCGCGGTGCCGCCCGCCGCCGAGATGCTGGAGAAGGTGCTCCGTGCGCTGCAGAACCTCTGA
- a CDS encoding GntR family transcriptional regulator has translation MDTAAAPREDAAVGGMTKVLPAAERVYLHVKTGVLNRSYEGGTLLTEGGLAEAVGVSRTPVREALLRLEAEGLIKLYPKKGALVLPVSAQEIADVVETRLLVERHAVAKVVGAVPARLIERLEESLAEQREHAAAGDLVAFSAADRGFHAEIVRAAGNRILAHLYDQLRDRQLRMGVATMHAEPSRVAKNLAEHAEILDALREGAAEAAAGIVERHVSWVSTLARGES, from the coding sequence ATGGATACCGCTGCTGCTCCGCGTGAGGACGCCGCGGTCGGGGGGATGACGAAGGTCCTGCCCGCCGCCGAACGCGTCTATCTGCACGTCAAGACCGGTGTGCTGAACCGCAGTTACGAGGGCGGGACGCTGCTGACCGAGGGCGGCCTCGCCGAGGCGGTCGGTGTCTCGCGCACCCCCGTCCGGGAGGCCCTGCTGCGGCTGGAGGCCGAGGGGCTGATCAAGCTCTACCCGAAGAAGGGCGCGCTGGTGCTGCCGGTGTCGGCGCAGGAGATCGCCGACGTGGTGGAGACCCGGCTGCTGGTGGAGCGGCACGCGGTCGCCAAAGTGGTCGGCGCGGTGCCGGCCCGGCTGATCGAACGGCTGGAGGAGTCGCTCGCCGAGCAGCGCGAACACGCCGCCGCCGGGGACCTGGTGGCCTTCTCCGCGGCCGACCGCGGCTTCCACGCCGAGATCGTGCGCGCCGCCGGCAACCGCATCCTGGCCCATCTCTACGACCAACTACGCGACCGACAACTGCGGATGGGAGTGGCCACCATGCATGCCGAGCCGAGCCGGGTCGCCAAGAACCTCGCCGAGCACGCCGAGATCCTGGACGCCCTGCGCGAGGGCGCCGCCGAGGCCGCCGCCGGCATCGTCGAGCGGCACGTGTCCTGGGTGAGCACGCTGGCCCGGGGCGAGTCGTGA
- a CDS encoding MFS transporter — translation MSAAARQAGADSGRSLPGDPPGGTRAALVWGTGTLVYFVAVIHRTSLGVAGIDAAHRFHIDASALSTFSILQVLVYASMQIPVGLMVDSLGTKRVLMLGAVLFTIGQGAFALSHSYGMALGARAVLGCGDAMTFVSVLRLGSRWFPARRGPVIAQVAALFGVAGNLVSTVALSRLLHSAGWTPTFLGTALGGAVVLVLVALFLKDHPEGYAPPPVPQAARRPVRRQIADAWSEPGTRLGMWTHFTTQFPGMVFLLLWGLPFLVEDQGLSRGAAGGLLTVVVVANLVFGPIFGQVITRHHGARMPLALGVVGANTVLWAVVLTWPGGQNPVWLLTVLCVVLGACGPASMIGFDFARPANPPERFGTASGIVNIGGFTASMITLFAVGVLLDATGNDYRIAWSVIFVLQAVGIWQILRLRRRAERRERERFAVSRIESVHRTQTPAVHDS, via the coding sequence GTGAGCGCCGCGGCACGGCAGGCCGGGGCCGACTCCGGCAGGTCCCTGCCCGGTGACCCACCGGGCGGCACGCGCGCCGCCCTGGTGTGGGGGACCGGCACCCTCGTCTACTTCGTGGCCGTCATCCACCGCACCAGCCTGGGCGTGGCCGGCATCGACGCCGCCCACCGCTTCCACATCGACGCGTCCGCGCTGTCGACGTTCTCCATCCTCCAGGTGCTCGTCTACGCCTCCATGCAGATACCCGTCGGCCTGATGGTGGACTCGCTGGGCACCAAGCGGGTGCTGATGCTCGGCGCGGTGCTCTTCACCATCGGCCAGGGCGCGTTCGCGCTCTCCCACTCCTACGGCATGGCCCTCGGCGCGCGGGCGGTGCTCGGCTGCGGCGACGCGATGACCTTCGTCAGCGTGCTGCGGCTGGGCTCGCGCTGGTTCCCCGCCCGGCGCGGACCGGTGATCGCCCAGGTCGCCGCGCTCTTCGGGGTGGCCGGCAACCTCGTCTCCACGGTGGCCCTGTCCCGGCTGCTGCACAGCGCCGGCTGGACCCCCACCTTCCTGGGCACCGCCCTGGGCGGCGCGGTGGTGCTGGTGCTGGTGGCGCTCTTCCTCAAGGACCACCCCGAGGGGTACGCCCCGCCGCCGGTGCCGCAGGCCGCGCGCCGGCCGGTGCGGCGGCAGATCGCCGACGCCTGGTCGGAGCCCGGCACCCGGCTGGGCATGTGGACGCACTTCACCACGCAGTTCCCCGGCATGGTCTTCCTGCTGCTGTGGGGACTGCCGTTCCTGGTCGAGGACCAGGGGCTGTCGCGGGGGGCGGCGGGCGGCCTGCTCACCGTCGTCGTGGTGGCGAACCTGGTCTTCGGGCCGATCTTCGGGCAGGTGATCACCCGTCACCACGGCGCCCGGATGCCGCTCGCCCTCGGCGTGGTCGGAGCGAACACGGTGCTGTGGGCCGTGGTGCTGACCTGGCCCGGCGGGCAGAACCCGGTGTGGCTGCTGACGGTGCTGTGCGTGGTGCTGGGCGCCTGCGGGCCCGCCTCGATGATCGGCTTCGACTTCGCCCGCCCGGCCAATCCGCCGGAACGATTCGGCACCGCCTCCGGCATCGTCAACATCGGCGGGTTCACCGCGTCGATGATCACCCTGTTCGCGGTGGGCGTGCTGCTCGACGCCACCGGGAACGACTACCGGATCGCCTGGAGCGTCATCTTCGTCCTGCAGGCCGTCGGAATCTGGCAGATCCTGCGGTTGCGGCGGCGTGCCGAGCGGCGGGAGCGCGAGCGGTTCGCGGTCAGCCGGATCGAGAGCGTCCACCGCACGCAGACCCCGGCGGTGCACGACTCCTGA
- a CDS encoding roadblock/LC7 domain-containing protein, which produces MTSGGLALEGLLGEFVADTPGARHALVLSGEGLTLGRSPGLPVDLADHLAAIASGIQSLTRGASAQFGDGSGGVRQSMTEFHGGTLFIVEAGTAAHLAVIGEEFADAGAIGRGMGLVAESVRAALADDGRVAYRAPGTAGTTIGTGSGAGTGTGTRSRTGSPARGYGKPRA; this is translated from the coding sequence ATGACGAGCGGCGGGTTGGCGCTGGAAGGGCTGCTGGGGGAGTTCGTCGCGGACACGCCCGGCGCCCGGCACGCACTGGTGCTGTCGGGGGAGGGGCTCACGCTGGGCCGGTCACCCGGCCTGCCGGTGGACCTGGCCGACCACCTGGCGGCCATCGCCTCGGGCATACAGAGCCTGACGCGAGGGGCATCGGCGCAGTTCGGGGACGGCAGTGGCGGGGTGCGCCAGTCCATGACGGAGTTCCACGGCGGCACCCTGTTCATCGTGGAGGCCGGCACCGCCGCGCACCTCGCCGTCATCGGCGAGGAGTTCGCCGACGCCGGAGCCATCGGCCGGGGGATGGGGCTGGTGGCCGAGTCGGTCCGCGCGGCGCTCGCCGACGACGGGAGGGTGGCGTACCGGGCCCCGGGCACCGCGGGTACGACCATCGGTACGGGCTCCGGTGCCGGTACCGGTACCGGTACGCGTTCCCGTACCGGTTCTCCGGCCCGCGGCTACGGGAAGCCGCGGGCATGA
- a CDS encoding sensor histidine kinase, translating into MSAEDSPLPHHSPLLRTAAPAVAAAAVAGAGCFWAVGRAAAAADRPLVAGAGALAAVLVGAVVGLALSRRRLSRALRHGVDAVREEAARAQAAHAETARRAAEELETARRAVREADTRRRAAAGAETTARTALHEQTARATELEAAAARLAESVLPLAVRRVRAGEAPAAVLSTVAAPDSPALRSVLDAVVTEAGDGERLRAAVTAVCAEAAARVQALTTGMLADLRELEQRHDEQVLDDLLRLDHCTAQAGRLADSVAVLTGARTGRRWTRPIPMESVLRGALGRIHAYQRVRLHSTSAAAVAGHAAEAVMHALAELMDNACNFSAPTEDVHVYVEEAQAGVVITVEDAGRAMPDTELARARRLVGDAPLDLRQLGGPRLGLAVVGCLARRHGLRVSFRPSSRGGTGVVVLVPAALVTRTPLAADGPQEAAPEYAGGASGYAEAAPGVPGYAEAGYAGTAPGGYAGGSRAGGSRGSGTRGSGTRAGEQAVREGRPDHADGPAPGGYPPTPVRGSAAGGTAARRPYPGGYGAGTAQPAVGGSGYPGGYPDAPYGPGTGGGLPRRTRGHGLAAAMAEDEATGGAEISPVGGGVGGPAGGPAGGAYDARTARARSVAETTAGERFGAFRDAAAGQIAPRGTGRPTERAAEAISGLGAGIPSEETGETGAGPAEGSAPVRLPGRQGAGRTGRHSAPHRDAPDRPGGPAPSAGPGADGRGTAGGDGTASTGGETEP; encoded by the coding sequence ATGTCAGCCGAAGACTCACCGTTACCGCACCACTCGCCGCTCCTCCGCACCGCCGCGCCCGCCGTCGCGGCGGCCGCGGTCGCGGGTGCCGGCTGCTTCTGGGCGGTCGGCCGGGCCGCGGCCGCCGCCGACCGTCCGCTGGTCGCCGGAGCCGGGGCGCTCGCCGCCGTGCTCGTGGGTGCCGTGGTCGGCCTCGCGCTGTCCCGGCGGCGGCTGTCCCGCGCGCTGCGCCACGGCGTGGACGCGGTCCGCGAGGAGGCCGCCCGCGCCCAGGCGGCGCACGCCGAGACGGCGCGGCGGGCAGCCGAGGAGCTGGAGACCGCGCGGCGCGCGGTGCGCGAGGCGGACACCCGGCGCCGGGCCGCCGCCGGTGCCGAGACAACCGCCCGGACCGCACTGCACGAGCAGACCGCGCGGGCGACCGAGCTGGAGGCCGCCGCCGCGCGGCTGGCGGAATCCGTACTGCCGCTGGCCGTCCGCCGGGTGCGGGCCGGGGAGGCACCGGCCGCCGTGCTGTCCACGGTGGCCGCGCCGGACTCCCCCGCGCTGCGCTCGGTGCTGGACGCGGTCGTCACCGAGGCCGGGGACGGCGAGCGGCTGCGGGCCGCCGTGACGGCCGTCTGCGCCGAGGCCGCCGCCCGCGTCCAGGCCCTGACCACCGGGATGCTCGCCGACCTGCGGGAGCTGGAGCAGCGCCACGACGAGCAGGTCCTCGACGACCTGCTGCGGCTGGACCACTGCACCGCCCAGGCCGGCCGGCTCGCGGACAGCGTCGCGGTACTCACCGGCGCCCGCACCGGCCGCCGCTGGACCCGGCCGATCCCCATGGAGAGCGTGCTGCGCGGCGCGCTCGGCCGTATCCACGCCTACCAGCGGGTGCGGCTCCACTCCACCAGCGCCGCCGCGGTGGCCGGGCACGCCGCCGAGGCCGTCATGCACGCGCTGGCCGAACTGATGGACAACGCCTGCAACTTCTCCGCCCCGACCGAGGACGTGCACGTCTACGTCGAGGAGGCGCAGGCCGGGGTCGTCATCACCGTCGAGGACGCCGGACGCGCCATGCCCGACACGGAGTTGGCGCGGGCCCGGCGGCTGGTCGGCGACGCCCCGCTGGACCTGCGGCAGCTCGGCGGCCCCCGGCTGGGCCTCGCGGTCGTCGGATGCCTGGCCCGCAGGCACGGGCTGCGGGTGTCCTTCCGGCCGTCCTCGCGCGGCGGCACCGGCGTCGTCGTCCTCGTCCCCGCCGCGCTGGTCACCCGCACCCCGTTGGCCGCGGACGGCCCGCAGGAGGCCGCTCCCGAGTACGCCGGGGGCGCTTCCGGGTACGCGGAGGCCGCTCCCGGGGTGCCCGGGTACGCGGAGGCCGGGTACGCGGGCACGGCCCCTGGCGGATACGCGGGTGGTTCCCGGGCCGGAGGTTCGCGCGGCAGCGGTACGCGCGGCAGCGGTACGCGCGCCGGTGAGCAGGCGGTCCGCGAGGGCCGCCCGGACCACGCGGACGGCCCGGCTCCCGGCGGGTACCCGCCGACGCCCGTACGCGGTTCGGCTGCCGGCGGGACGGCGGCGCGGCGGCCGTACCCGGGCGGGTACGGCGCGGGTACGGCCCAGCCGGCCGTCGGCGGATCGGGGTACCCGGGCGGGTATCCGGACGCGCCGTACGGGCCGGGCACGGGCGGCGGGCTGCCCCGGCGCACCCGGGGGCACGGGCTGGCCGCCGCCATGGCCGAGGACGAGGCGACCGGCGGCGCGGAGATCAGCCCGGTCGGCGGCGGGGTCGGCGGACCGGCCGGCGGACCGGCCGGCGGCGCGTACGACGCCCGCACCGCGCGGGCCCGGTCGGTGGCGGAGACCACGGCGGGGGAGCGGTTCGGCGCCTTCCGGGACGCGGCGGCGGGGCAGATCGCCCCGAGAGGCACCGGCCGTCCGACGGAACGGGCGGCAGAGGCTATATCCGGCCTTGGCGCGGGTATCCCCTCGGAGGAGACAGGGGAGACGGGCGCGGGCCCCGCTGAGGGGTCCGCGCCCGTCCGCTTACCGGGCCGTCAGGGCGCCGGGCGGACCGGGCGGCACAGCGCGCCGCACCGGGACGCACCGGACCGCCCGGGCGGTCCAGCCCCCTCGGCCGGTCCGGGCGCGGACGGCCGTGGGACAGCCGGGGGTGACGGCACCGCGTCCACGGGAGGGGAGACGGAGCCATGA
- a CDS encoding maleylpyruvate isomerase family mycothiol-dependent enzyme translates to MTVHSKIQPYIDAWTHSIESVNEMVAPLSEGDWNRPTECPYWSVRDVVSHLIGFECELLGDPRPIHSLPRDLRHITSETARYTEVPVDIRRHHTSPEMTAELDYTILRRARQLRNESRAPETKVRGIGGPETTLEELLWQRVFDVWVHEQDLRRALKQPANLASAGAVYSRDYLLRSLPKVVAKDAGAKPGTAVVFDVHGPLEFMRTVRVTADGTGTIDSAVSLGPTVTFVVDWETFLRLLTGRVRPAVVRDSELKVEGDPELAEAILSHLAVTT, encoded by the coding sequence AGATGGTCGCGCCACTCAGCGAGGGGGATTGGAACCGGCCGACGGAGTGCCCCTACTGGTCGGTACGCGATGTCGTCTCCCACCTCATCGGCTTCGAGTGCGAACTGCTCGGCGACCCTCGGCCCATCCACAGCCTGCCCAGGGACCTGCGGCACATCACCAGTGAGACGGCCCGCTACACCGAGGTGCCGGTGGACATCCGCCGCCACCACACCTCGCCGGAGATGACCGCCGAGCTCGACTACACGATCCTGCGCCGGGCCCGGCAGCTGCGGAACGAGTCCCGCGCGCCGGAGACGAAGGTGCGCGGTATCGGCGGCCCGGAGACGACCCTCGAAGAGCTGCTGTGGCAGCGCGTCTTCGACGTGTGGGTGCACGAGCAGGACCTGCGGCGCGCCCTGAAGCAGCCGGCGAACCTCGCCTCCGCCGGGGCCGTGTACTCCCGCGACTACCTGCTGCGCTCGCTGCCCAAGGTGGTCGCCAAGGACGCCGGGGCCAAGCCGGGCACCGCGGTGGTCTTCGACGTGCACGGGCCGCTGGAGTTCATGCGCACCGTACGGGTGACCGCCGACGGCACCGGCACCATCGACTCGGCCGTCTCGCTCGGCCCGACGGTGACGTTCGTCGTCGACTGGGAAACGTTTCTGCGGCTGCTGACCGGACGGGTCCGCCCGGCCGTCGTGCGCGACTCGGAGCTGAAGGTGGAGGGCGACCCGGAACTCGCGGAGGCGATCCTGTCCCATCTGGCTGTCACCACCTGA
- a CDS encoding cytochrome P450 family protein has product MAAPHGPATAEPRPDFDHRDPAAYYRALRERYGPVAPVLLHQRVPAWLVLGYHEVHQVAGNPDLFVRDPRRWHAWGSIPPDWPLLADIAHTPSVRFTEGAEHRRRAGAISDVLAGVDPFELRRRGEQAADAAVDRFARTGRADLMAEYAEPVPLQVMAGLLGLREHETAELARDTSVGPQQRTTRPPDGPYVPDPDTGGHRSGGRAGRARPLEADAAAARVRGAVQALVERSRRARARSGTARPGPGADVTTLLLAHPADLTDEEIVQDLLTLLAAGRRPTADWIGNALRLMLTDERFALTLSGGRRSVGQALTEVLWTEPPTQNIIGRWAVRDTELGGQRIARGDCLVLSLAAANTDPRVAPAAGHPPDILGNQAHLAFSHGPHRCPEPAAALAGVIASAAVEVLLDRLPDLALPAGAPDPRWRPSLWQRGPATLPVVFTPV; this is encoded by the coding sequence ATGGCGGCTCCGCACGGCCCGGCGACGGCCGAGCCGCGGCCGGACTTCGACCACCGCGACCCGGCGGCGTACTACCGGGCCCTGCGGGAGCGGTACGGGCCGGTCGCGCCGGTCCTGCTGCACCAGCGGGTGCCGGCCTGGCTGGTGCTCGGCTACCACGAGGTGCACCAGGTGGCCGGCAACCCGGACCTGTTCGTGCGCGACCCCCGGCGCTGGCACGCGTGGGGCAGCATCCCGCCGGACTGGCCGCTGCTGGCCGACATCGCGCACACCCCGTCGGTGCGCTTCACCGAGGGCGCCGAGCACCGGCGGCGGGCCGGCGCCATCTCGGACGTGCTCGCCGGCGTCGACCCGTTCGAGCTGCGGCGGCGCGGCGAGCAGGCCGCGGACGCCGCCGTCGACCGCTTCGCCCGGACCGGCCGCGCCGACCTGATGGCCGAGTACGCCGAACCGGTCCCGCTCCAGGTGATGGCCGGGCTGCTGGGGCTGCGCGAACACGAGACGGCGGAGCTGGCCCGGGACACCTCGGTCGGCCCGCAGCAGCGCACCACCCGGCCGCCCGACGGCCCGTACGTGCCCGACCCCGACACCGGCGGCCACCGCTCCGGTGGGCGCGCCGGGCGGGCCCGGCCGCTGGAGGCGGACGCGGCGGCGGCCCGGGTGCGCGGCGCGGTCCAGGCGCTGGTGGAGCGGTCCCGGCGGGCGCGGGCCCGGTCCGGCACCGCCCGGCCCGGCCCCGGCGCGGACGTGACGACGCTCCTGCTGGCGCACCCGGCCGATCTGACGGACGAGGAGATCGTCCAGGACCTCCTCACCCTGCTCGCCGCCGGACGGCGCCCCACGGCCGACTGGATCGGGAACGCGCTGCGGCTGATGCTCACCGACGAGCGGTTCGCGCTGACCCTCTCCGGCGGACGGCGCAGCGTCGGGCAGGCGCTCACCGAGGTGCTGTGGACCGAACCGCCGACGCAGAACATCATCGGCCGGTGGGCCGTCCGCGACACCGAGCTGGGCGGGCAGCGGATCGCCCGGGGCGACTGCCTGGTCCTCAGCCTGGCCGCCGCCAACACCGACCCGCGCGTCGCGCCCGCCGCCGGGCACCCGCCCGACATCCTGGGCAACCAGGCGCACCTGGCCTTCAGCCACGGCCCGCACCGCTGCCCGGAGCCGGCGGCGGCGCTGGCCGGGGTGATCGCGTCGGCGGCGGTCGAGGTGCTGCTCGACCGGCTGCCGGACCTGGCACTGCCCGCCGGGGCACCCGACCCGCGCTGGCGCCCGTCGCTGTGGCAGCGCGGCCCGGCCACCCTGCCGGTGGTCTTCACACCGGTGTAG